Sequence from the Aspergillus nidulans FGSC A4 chromosome III genome:
CACCTCTTAACGACTACAGGCGGAAGCGTCACCTTCTCCAACAACGAGCTCGACGGAACCACCGACTGGTCTGCCTCCTGCGATGGCCACCACTACTGGACTATGTAAGTTCGCCTCCAGTACCTGTACCTAAGCAATCCTAATACCAGTCAGCCTCGCCCTCGGCGAAAACGACAAGGTCACTTTCGCGAACAACTACATTCACACCACCTCTGGCCGCGCCCCCAAGGTCGGTGCTCCCAGCTTCTGGCACGTCTACAACAACTACTGGTCCGACAACACCGGCCACGCCTTCGACGTTGAGGAGTCCGGTACAAACGTCTTCATCGAGGGCAACGTCTTCGAGGACATCAACTCCGCCTACAACGATGACGGTACCGGTGCTATCTTCGCCGTTGACTCCGGCTCTGAGGCGACTTGCTCTTCCGTCCTCGGCCGCACTTGTGTCGCCAACAGCCTTACCAACTCTGAATACACTGCTGTCGCGGATGAGAGCGTACTGTCCGCCTTCccggctgatgaggagggtgacaTTACCATCTTGCCCGTCGACCAGGTCGCCGCTTACGTCCTGGCTAATGCTGGTGTTGGAAAGCTCTCTGCTAGTGGAAGCaccagcggcagcagcagcagcattgcTCCTTCATCAAGTGTCCCTGTGATTCCCACTAGCACGCCCCTGGTGTACCCGACTTTTACCCCTCCTGCCGTTGAGACCAATGCCATTCAGAAAGAGCATGAGGTCTCGACCCCGGCCGTTCCTACCCCCACTCCTGTTCCCTCTAGTGTTGGAAGCCACGGGTCTACTGCCGGTTCTTCTCACCCGCCGGGTACGTGCAAGGCTCGTCGCAACCACAAGAAGCGGGCTCGCCGTTCTCACTAAAGGAGTAGCAAGCTGGATCCGAC
This genomic interval carries:
- a CDS encoding protein pelF (transcript_id=CADANIAT00005523), encoding MAIIRSVIAATALLGAAVNAQVVGTPFGFGAGTTGGGDATPAAPADTAELTEWLADDEPRVILIDKEFNFLGDECTDCECCIPDSNTCGDAGQNAIEVGIGWCGDYPTTTCTYDNAGLDGLDVGPNKSIVGVGDAGVIRGKGLRIHGTENVIVQNIHITELNPQYIWGGDAISLDGADKVWIDHVKISLVGRQMFVTGYESSGSVTFSNNELDGTTDWSASCDGHHYWTILALGENDKVTFANNYIHTTSGRAPKVGAPSFWHVYNNYWSDNTGHAFDVEESGTNVFIEGNVFEDINSAYNDDGTGAIFAVDSGSEATCSSVLGRTCVANSLTNSEYTAVADESVLSAFPADEEGDITILPVDQVAAYVLANAGVGKLSASGSTSGSSSSIAPSSSVPVIPTSTPLVYPTFTPPAVETNAIQKEHEVSTPAVPTPTPVPSSVGSHGSTAGSSHPPAFSRTSFES